The DNA sequence CTCATTAAGGAAGACCGCATTCAGATGGAGCGGTTGGAAGCAGTCGGACGCATGGGAGGCAAATGGTATGTGCAGGCAGGTGACTTGTTTGAGCTACCGCGGCTCGATTGGAGAAAAAACGAAATGATATAAAAGGGGGCGTGACAATGGCACAGCATCCTGAATGGGATATTGAAGCTGATGTTGTCGTTATAGGAGCCGGTGGTGGCGGATTAACAGCGGCACTCGCTGCCAGCCGAACGGGAGCCGAGGTTATTATTTTTGAGAAGACAGAATTCGTGCTGGGTAATACGGCTGCCAGCGCAGGCATGATTCCAGCGGCAGGCACGGCGCAGCAGCGTGAGCTTGGAATTGACGATTCGGCTGAGACGATGATGCATGACATTCTGCGTAAGAATAATAAAGAAAGTGATCTGGAAGTAACACGAGCACTTTGTGAAGCGTCAGGTCCGCTCATCGATTGGATGACAGAAGAGCTTGCGTTTGATTTAAGCGTAGTTACCGAATTTCGTTATCCGGGACATAGCCGCCTGCGGATGCATGCCCCACCGTCGCGGGCTGGTGAAGATCTCGTGAAGATGCTGAAGCGAGCCCTGCAAAAGCAGGAGAATGCATACCTGATGCTTCGTTCTCCGGTCGTACGCCTGTATACGGATGAGCGGGGCGCGATCATCGGTGTGGAAGCGGATACACCACAGGGCGCCCAGTATGTGCGGGCTAAAAAAGTAATCCTTGCTTCCAATGGTTTTGGCGGGAACATGGAGTTGGTTAAGAAATACATTCCTGAGATTGCAGAGGCGCTGTATTTCGGCTATGAAGCGAACACGGGTGATGCGATCATGTGGGGAGAAGAACTTGGTGCCGCATTGTCCTGTATGAGCGGATTCCAGGGACACTCTTCTGTGGCACCCTCTCACGGTATTTTAATGACGTGGGGCGGTGTTATGAGTGGAGGATTTCTCACAAACAAAGAAGGGCGGCGTTTCGGAAATGAGGCGCAGGGATATTCTGAATTTGCCCTTGAAGTCATGAAGCAGCCGGAAGGATATGCCAATTACATTTTTGATGCTGCTATTTATAATCAGTTAGGCGGTATCGAAGATTTTCGGCGGTTAGATGAGATGAATGCGTTTAAGAAAGCAGAGACGCCAGCCGAACTTGCTCAAAAGCTGGGAATGAATCCTCACGTATTTGAAGAGGAGGTGCTGGCGTTTAACCAAGCTGTTGCTTCTGGTGTGGATGCGTTCGGTCGCACACACCTGCCCAAAAAGCTAGAAGCTCCATTATATGGACTCAAGGTTGTGCCAGCGCTGTTCCATACGCAGGGCGGATTGAAGATTAACCGCCATGCCCAGGTGCTGAAAAAAGACGGCAATCCCATCCCGAATCTATATGCGGTGGGGGGCGCTGCGGCTGGCGTATCGGGCAGACATCCTAAAGGATACATGTCAGGCAATGGATTGCTCGCGGCACTTGGTTTCGGCAAAATCGCTGGGGACCATGCTGCTGCACAACTATCTGAAAACATGAAGGCAGGGGGAATCATATTATGAAACGAGCATGGGAAGACGCATTAACAGAAGTGGACCGGCTGGTCATCGAGAAAGGCGGATATGGTAAACCGCGCGGATTCGGAAAAAACCCGGCACTCGTCATTATTGATGCGCAGCCTAATTATGTCGGCGTAGATCTGCCGATTGAAGCACAGTTGGATGAATGGCCAAGCGGTGGCGGCGCGGAAGCATGGAAAGCGCTTCGCGTAATTCAGCAGCTTCGCTCAGCTGCAAAAGCAAACGGTATTCCTGTTATTTACACTCGTAACGTACAGAAGAAGACCATTCAATTTGACTCTTTCGCTATCAAAGCGTCCCGTGATAATACCAAATATATTGATGGAAGACCGGAAGCAGATATCGTTCCAGAACTGGCTCCTGATGTGGCAGATCTGATTGTTGACAAGAGCTATGCGAGTGCTTTTTTTGGTACACCGTTCATAAGTTACCTCATTAAAATGGGGATTGATACGCTCATTCTGGTCGGTGGGTCATCAAGCGGGTGTGTACGAGCAACAGCCGTAGACGCGGTAACACATAATTTCAATGTGGGAGTTGTAGAGGATGCGGTATATGACCGGATTACGCTTTCACATAAAGCAGCGTTGCTTGATTTATGGATGAAATATTGTGATGTACCGTATGCCCAAGATGTAGAAGCGTACTTCCAGCAGATCGGAGAAACAAATCTATCGGAGGTGGAATCATGAGATTCGATCTATTCATTAAAAACGGAGAAGTCGTTTTCCCCGGTGTCGGAGTAAAACGAGCAGAGATTGGCGTGAAAAACGGCAAGATCGCCGCGATATTTGAACCGGGTACACAGGAAGACGCTGCAAAAACAATTGATGCACAGGGAATGCATATCTTCCCTGGCGTAGTCGATGCCCATGAACATCTAGGTATCTACAATTCATTGGAAGAAGATTTTAGAGATACAAAGCAAAATGCCATTGGCGGTGTTACCACGCTCGTAAACTTTTACCGTCAACCGCAAAGCTACCATGAATTAATGCCTTCTCTCATCGAGACAGGAGAGGAGAATAGCTATATTGATTTTGCATACAGTTTAGGGATTTTAACAGAACAGCACATTGATGAGCTTGAAGCCTATGTAGACCAGTACAAGATGACATCCTTTAAATTCTTCCGCAATTATGAGCGTAAGCTGAACCAAGTATTTAATGTAACAAACGGTATTGATCTATCTTCAGCGGATTTAATGCGCTTGCTTACACAGTTCAAACAAATCTCACCGAAGATGCTGCTTTGTATTCATTCTGAAAACATGGACATCAATCGCTACCTAACCGCACAGTTGAAGGAGCAATCGGTCGAGGATACGCTTCGCACATGGTCGAAGACAAGTCCGGGCTATGCGGAAGCCGAATCGATGCTGAGTACATTGTATTTGAACAGCATTGCAGAAGGAAACGTCTTTATCGTGCACTTAAGCTCAGGAGCGAGCGTGGATGTACTGGATAAAGTTCCTTGGCTAACCCAAAAAGGCACAAAAGTAGAAACGTGTATTCATTACTTAACCTTAACCGAGGAATCACCAACATTGAATGCGAAGGTTGGGCCGCCGATTCATACGGATTGGGACCGTGAACGTCTCTGGGAAGGAATTGCTTCCGGTGTCATCAACGCCATCGGTACCGATCATG is a window from the Aneurinibacillus sp. REN35 genome containing:
- a CDS encoding FAD-dependent oxidoreductase; its protein translation is MAQHPEWDIEADVVVIGAGGGGLTAALAASRTGAEVIIFEKTEFVLGNTAASAGMIPAAGTAQQRELGIDDSAETMMHDILRKNNKESDLEVTRALCEASGPLIDWMTEELAFDLSVVTEFRYPGHSRLRMHAPPSRAGEDLVKMLKRALQKQENAYLMLRSPVVRLYTDERGAIIGVEADTPQGAQYVRAKKVILASNGFGGNMELVKKYIPEIAEALYFGYEANTGDAIMWGEELGAALSCMSGFQGHSSVAPSHGILMTWGGVMSGGFLTNKEGRRFGNEAQGYSEFALEVMKQPEGYANYIFDAAIYNQLGGIEDFRRLDEMNAFKKAETPAELAQKLGMNPHVFEEEVLAFNQAVASGVDAFGRTHLPKKLEAPLYGLKVVPALFHTQGGLKINRHAQVLKKDGNPIPNLYAVGGAAAGVSGRHPKGYMSGNGLLAALGFGKIAGDHAAAQLSENMKAGGIIL
- a CDS encoding dihydroorotase; translation: MRFDLFIKNGEVVFPGVGVKRAEIGVKNGKIAAIFEPGTQEDAAKTIDAQGMHIFPGVVDAHEHLGIYNSLEEDFRDTKQNAIGGVTTLVNFYRQPQSYHELMPSLIETGEENSYIDFAYSLGILTEQHIDELEAYVDQYKMTSFKFFRNYERKLNQVFNVTNGIDLSSADLMRLLTQFKQISPKMLLCIHSENMDINRYLTAQLKEQSVEDTLRTWSKTSPGYAEAESMLSTLYLNSIAEGNVFIVHLSSGASVDVLDKVPWLTQKGTKVETCIHYLTLTEESPTLNAKVGPPIHTDWDRERLWEGIASGVINAIGTDHVPNSLAKKYAKGDGVWDALFGFPGVGALLPIMITEGHLKRGLPLERIADITSYQVAESFNLPEKGRIEVGADADFAIVDIGKEETIHHSRFYSSADYSVYDGMKASGWPVYTISRGDIIVEDGQPVAEVGRGKYIKRFV
- a CDS encoding isochorismatase family protein, with product MKRAWEDALTEVDRLVIEKGGYGKPRGFGKNPALVIIDAQPNYVGVDLPIEAQLDEWPSGGGAEAWKALRVIQQLRSAAKANGIPVIYTRNVQKKTIQFDSFAIKASRDNTKYIDGRPEADIVPELAPDVADLIVDKSYASAFFGTPFISYLIKMGIDTLILVGGSSSGCVRATAVDAVTHNFNVGVVEDAVYDRITLSHKAALLDLWMKYCDVPYAQDVEAYFQQIGETNLSEVES